A single region of the Burkholderiales bacterium genome encodes:
- a CDS encoding mechanosensitive ion channel family protein has product MVAMFGYDDSITDAQEIARRVLADHPAVLIDPEPSVLVDSLGNATVKLRVYFWLNGCEHSWLKVRSSVIRLVKRAFQAHGISMPDEAREVVFPQGIPITMLEREPAAASGERPATAPPRGAPQDEQAEVSTKAEAGLYSEAAVIEDQARQAQQLKVGENLLPATETAAAGKQPKGPAQ; this is encoded by the coding sequence ATGGTAGCGATGTTCGGCTACGACGACTCGATCACCGATGCGCAGGAAATCGCCCGCCGGGTGCTGGCGGACCACCCGGCGGTCTTGATTGACCCGGAGCCGTCGGTGCTGGTGGACAGCCTGGGCAATGCGACCGTCAAACTGCGCGTCTACTTCTGGCTGAACGGTTGCGAGCACAGCTGGCTGAAGGTTCGCTCGTCGGTGATCCGGCTGGTGAAGCGCGCTTTCCAGGCGCACGGCATCTCGATGCCCGACGAGGCCCGCGAGGTGGTGTTCCCGCAAGGCATCCCCATCACCATGCTGGAGCGGGAACCGGCCGCGGCCAGCGGCGAACGGCCGGCGACGGCGCCACCGCGGGGAGCGCCGCAGGATGAACAAGCCGAGGTGTCCACGAAGGCCGAAGCCGGCCTCTACAGCGAAGCCGCCGTCATCGAGGATCAGGCGCGGCAGGCACAGCAACTGAAGGTCGGGGAGAACCTGTTGCCAGCCACCGAGACCGCGGCCGCCGGGAAGCAGCCCAAGGGACCGGCCCAGTGA